Proteins from a genomic interval of Stenotrophomonas maltophilia:
- the lptM gene encoding LPS translocon maturation chaperone LptM: MKIPHRNAILIPLAAASLLFLAACGNKGPLVLPQKPVPVEETVEPVAEPATEATPVETQGSGTPATTVDPAVPTTQPAPAPAKKVGGGNE; this comes from the coding sequence ATGAAGATCCCCCATCGAAACGCCATCCTGATTCCGCTGGCAGCGGCTTCGCTGCTGTTCCTCGCCGCCTGCGGCAACAAGGGCCCGCTGGTGCTGCCGCAGAAGCCGGTGCCGGTGGAAGAAACCGTCGAACCGGTTGCCGAGCCCGCTACCGAAGCGACCCCGGTGGAGACCCAGGGCAGCGGCACTCCGGCCACGACCGTGGACCCGGCTGTACCGACCACGCAACCGGCGCCTGCGCCTGCGAAGAAGGTGGGCGGCGGGAATGAGTAA
- a CDS encoding DUF484 family protein has protein sequence MTETVDKLGAHEVAAWLRRHPGFLKQFPDLALTLVVPRDDGPTASLASYQLEVLREKNRELARRLADLGATAQVNERLAVRTHQLTLALMKQDNAADTLRAMAASLQEDFAGDLVRLVVHAPVAGLEQADWLQVIAADDAQLGPFRDCLKDGEPICGRLQPEKNAVLYGVRSEEVQTTALLPLPGVGLIAVGSHDPNRFYPGMGTLFLRMMGDALVTGLKRFAG, from the coding sequence ATGACCGAAACCGTCGACAAGCTCGGAGCCCATGAAGTCGCTGCCTGGTTGCGGCGACATCCCGGCTTCCTCAAGCAGTTCCCGGACCTGGCCCTGACCCTGGTGGTACCGCGCGACGACGGCCCGACCGCGTCGCTGGCCAGCTACCAGCTGGAAGTGCTGCGCGAGAAGAACCGCGAGCTGGCGCGACGGTTGGCCGATCTGGGCGCCACCGCCCAGGTCAATGAACGCCTGGCAGTGCGCACGCACCAGCTGACCCTGGCGCTGATGAAGCAGGACAACGCGGCCGATACCCTGCGTGCGATGGCTGCCTCGCTGCAGGAAGACTTTGCCGGCGATCTGGTGCGACTGGTGGTGCATGCACCGGTGGCCGGGCTGGAACAGGCCGACTGGCTGCAGGTGATCGCTGCCGATGATGCGCAGCTGGGCCCGTTCCGCGACTGCCTTAAGGACGGCGAGCCGATCTGCGGCCGCCTGCAGCCGGAGAAGAATGCCGTGCTGTATGGCGTGCGCAGCGAGGAGGTGCAGACCACCGCACTGCTGCCGCTGCCGGGCGTGGGCCTGATCGCGGTCGGCAGCCACGATCCGAACCGCTTCTATCCGGGCATGGGCACGCTGTTCCTGCGCATGATGGGCGACGCGCTGGTCACCGGCCTGAAGCGCTTCGCGGGCTGA
- the dapF gene encoding diaminopimelate epimerase, whose protein sequence is MSKAGSKALRFSKMHGAGNDFVVIDLRDGTAPPTPELAARLADRHTGVGCDQILTIEAPRAEGSVASYRIWNADGSNSEQCGNGARCIAAWLVREGSAQGDQFVIDSPLASHEVKVLGDGQFAVTMGVPAFEPANVPLMGFAHAREEYLLPLQGESVRFAAVSMGNPHAVIEVGLIDAAPVERVGALLQQHASFPRSVNVGFAQVMGPAHARLRVFERGVGETLACGSGACAAAVTLMQRGRLQRDARISLPGGDLRIQWPGDGQPVVMAGPTAFVFEGEWIA, encoded by the coding sequence ATGAGTAAGGCCGGTTCCAAGGCGCTGCGCTTCAGCAAGATGCATGGCGCAGGCAATGATTTCGTAGTGATCGACCTGCGTGACGGCACCGCGCCGCCCACGCCTGAACTGGCCGCGCGCCTGGCCGACCGCCACACCGGCGTCGGCTGCGATCAGATCCTGACCATCGAGGCACCGCGCGCGGAAGGCTCGGTGGCTTCGTACCGCATCTGGAATGCCGACGGTTCCAACTCCGAGCAGTGCGGCAACGGCGCGCGCTGCATCGCGGCCTGGCTGGTGCGCGAAGGCAGTGCGCAGGGTGATCAGTTCGTCATCGACAGCCCGCTGGCCAGCCATGAGGTGAAGGTGCTTGGCGATGGTCAATTCGCGGTGACCATGGGCGTGCCTGCGTTCGAGCCGGCCAACGTGCCGCTGATGGGCTTTGCCCATGCGCGCGAGGAGTACCTGCTGCCGCTGCAGGGCGAAAGCGTACGCTTCGCCGCGGTGTCGATGGGCAATCCGCACGCGGTGATCGAAGTGGGCCTGATCGATGCGGCACCGGTCGAACGCGTCGGTGCGCTGCTGCAGCAGCATGCGTCGTTCCCGCGCTCGGTGAACGTGGGCTTCGCCCAGGTGATGGGCCCGGCGCATGCACGTCTGCGTGTGTTCGAGCGCGGCGTCGGCGAAACCCTGGCCTGCGGCAGCGGCGCCTGTGCCGCAGCAGTGACCCTGATGCAGCGCGGTCGCCTGCAGCGCGATGCGCGCATCAGCCTGCCCGGGGGTGACCTGCGCATCCAGTGGCCGGGCGATGGCCAACCGGTGGTGATGGCCGGCCCGACCGCATTTGTCTTCGAAGGGGAGTGGATCGCATGA